The proteins below come from a single Uloborus diversus isolate 005 chromosome 10, Udiv.v.3.1, whole genome shotgun sequence genomic window:
- the LOC129231147 gene encoding transmembrane protein 115-like, which translates to MAPKIVVSLSMIKRNLQYLQQQLGAALKNSSVVVKFICVINIFCYFLSFSDTAVRILCVTPGFIIPPNFWVWTAFTHCFLETRLWLLLTDVITVGLCGKLLEPLWGAMEMLTFFALVNTSVAFLSVLIYIVIFTITSDPRYLFSVHIHGLAGYCAAVSVAVKQIMPDHILLSLPCGKLRNRNVPLCVLLLSLILWSLNVIRGTYPVMFSTGLLSAWIYLRFYQHHSNGTVGDMADGFTFASFFPNVIQPPLIVLGNAVFEFLVYIRLCKKPLRKYNLASSSSISVTIPGTEPHDAERRRQIALRALSERLSKVEQVPWPSTADESKLPEKSKSVSIMMPPVLAHHQNTLLTSTNPEKSQSKPSPETEKLISIDDPSTNKS; encoded by the exons ATGGCTCCTAAAATTGTTGTTTCGCTTTCAATGATCAAAAGAAACTTACAGTATTTGCAACAGCAGTTGGGAGCTGCCTTAAAGAACAGTAGTGTGGTTGTTAAATTCATCTGCGTGATCAATatattctgttattttttgtcatttagtGACACTGCTGTGCGAATTCTCTGTGTTACTCCAGGGTTTATAATTCCCCCTAACTTCTGGGTGTGGACTGCATTTACTCATTGCTTTTTAGAAACGAGATTATGGTTGTTATTGACTGATGTCATTACGGTTGGACTTTGTGGAAAGCTTTTAGAACCGTTATGGGGAGCTATGGAAATGCTAACGTTCTTTGCTCTGGTCAATACATCTGTAGCTTTCTTATCAGTTCTGATCTACATAGTCATATTTACCATTACATCAGATCCGCGCTACTTGTTTTCAGTACATATTCATGGTTTAGCCGGGTACTGTGCTGCAGTATCTGTGGCTGTTAAACAGATCATGCCTGATCATATACTTCTGTCATTACCATGTGGTAAGTTAAGAAACAGAAATGTTCCCCTCTGTGTTTTGTTACTAAGTTTAATTTTGTGGTCACTCAATGTCATTAGAGGTACATATCCAGTGATGTTTTCAACCGGATTGCTATCAGCGTggatttatttaagattttaccAGCATCATAGTAATGGAACTGTTGGTGACATGGCTGATGGCTTTACCTTTGCTAG ttttttccCTAATGTAATCCAGCCTCCATTAATAGTGCTTGGGAATGCAGTGTTTGAATTTCTTGTTTATATCAGGCTATGTAAAAAGCCTTTAAGAAAATATAACCTTGCATCATCTTCGTCTATATCTGTTACCATACCAGGAACAGAGCCTCATGATGCTGAACGTAGAAG GCAAATTGCATTAAGAGCTTTGAGTGAAAGACTTAGTAAAGTTGAGCAAGTTCCCTGGCCTTCGACTGCAGATGAATCAAAATTACCTGAAAAAAGTAAAAGTGTCAGTATTATGATGCCACCAGTCCTTGCACATCATCAGAATACATTGTTAACATCAACTAATCCTGAAAAGTCACAGTCAAAGCCAAGTCCTGAGACAGAAAAGTTGATTTCTATAGACGACCCATCAACAAACAAATCATAA